The Hydra vulgaris chromosome 14, alternate assembly HydraT2T_AEP genome includes the window CTTTGTTTGTGTTGTAGTTATTGTGTGGATACAATGaaagaattttacatttcaataGTAAAAGCTTCTAACAAACTTGGTTTATCGGtggatttattaaacaaaacttttcatATTCATAAATACCAAATACGTGATTTAGCTAGATGTAATTGTGATTTTGAACAAATGTGTCATGATTgtgactttaaaaaatttttggtttatcGATGGATtcgttaaattatattttttctttattttactttattttttctagattacataataaaaaatggaacAAGATGACATTATATTGAAAGCTtcaaaaaaaatggatttaactAAAGAACAATTCTTGgaaatttatgaaaatcaaaaaaaaagggATTGATTTTTTGGCCGAATGTCAATGTCAAGAATACGATTACAATTACGattataattttctttgttCGTGTTGCAATTATTCTGTGGATACAGTGAAAGAATTTTACAATACGATAGTAAAAGCTTCTAACAAGCTTGATTTATCGACggatttattaaacaaaaattttcatattcatAAATATGTAATACGTGATTTAGCTAGTTGTAATTGTATTTTGGAACAAATGTGtgataattgtaaatttaaaaaatatttgtttatatcaatGGGAATGGGAtgattaaataaagtaatcaactgtttttctttatttttactttatttttttttagattacataataaaaaatgcaactaaCAGAAAATGATTTGGAttttttgatggaaaaaataTACCAATTCAATCAAGCTCACAAGCTACTTTGGAAGATATTCGAATGCATGCGATtacttcaaaacaaattttatgtaatCATTATAAATGGCATGATTTGAATTACAAGTGGAATGAATTTTTCAATGAAGAAATGAAAAGAATACCTCATATATTGATTTTGATGGTctttcaatatattaaaatacattatcaTGTTGATtcgaatttaaattttgaatatttttatgattttttaaaattaaaatgtaaagaagATGTATTAAATcatgtaaaagaaaaatgtgtacaaattgaaaattgtaaacattatttaaacGAATGTGAAGAGTGTGATGAATATAGATATTCTGATGGAGAGAGTTGTTCATTTATATAttgtgaaaaatgttttaattctgaatattgattttttttagatgaataaattaagagaaaaacataataaaaaaatgttggagTTGTTAATTAAACAAAACCTATTGCCTGCAAACGAAATGATActtgcaaatattttgttacatGAACCAAAAGTGGAAAGACTTGTTGATCAGAACATtatatatatgatgttttttataaaatacgctaaaatttatttgtattcaaaataaattttaaaatacgaACAAAatgttatacttatttttttatcaagtatgaacttatatgtaattttattctaaataaaaaacgtttttttttcagtaaataataaaaaatgttatctttGCAACAACAAAAAGCACTTCAATGGCTTGATGaaggaaagaatttttttattactggtgGTGCTGGTTgtgaaaaaagttatattgtCAACCAAATTGCTCAAAGtgaacaaatttataaaacaatacataTTACTGCGAGTACAGGAAAAGCAGCTTATTAAATCAATGGTGTCACAATACATGCTTTTGCTGGTATAGAAACTGGTGTTAAAAGTGTTGAATATTATAAACGTCATATGCATCCAGACATTAAAAAACGTGGTTGGAAACTGATGTTTTAATTATTGatgaaatttcaataattaacGCTTCAACATTTGATTTATTACATTCAATAGCTTGTGAAATTAGACAATGTTACGATGAATTATTTGGTGGTGTACAAGTGATTGCTTGTGGTGATTTTTTTCAGTTGCCACCTGTTACAagacaatttgtttttaaatcacaaatatGGCAACACTACATGACAGAAGTGTTGGTCTTAACTCAATGCTCTAGACAAAAAGACGATGAACAATTTTTTGGTGCTTTAAATGAAATACGTTTTGGTCAAGTTTCAGACCAAACTATTGATTATTTTATGACGCgttgttttgaaaaagatgaaaatttaaactctaaatatacaagattattttttagaaacatcAAAGTGGATGTTTATAACAATCAAAAAATGGAGACTATCAAACAAGAAGGGTATTGGTTTTATGctaaagatgttattaaaaatcgAAATATTCCATGCACGTTTCAAATTCCAGCATCTGTTTATCTTAAAATAGGTGCTATTGTTATGCTTGTAAGAAATATTAATGTGGAAGAAGGTTTGTGCAATGGTACTATTGGTACCGtcattttaatagaaaataatgcAGTTTGGGTGatgatgaataaaaaagaagtcaAAATTGAATGTGTCAAAGAAGAAATTTTAGATTGCTCTCATGCTGTCGTAGGCTCAAGATTTGGTTTGCCTTTAAAATTAGCATTTTCTTTTACTGTTCATAAAGCACAAGGAAGTACCATGAATAAAGCCGTTGTTCAATTTAATTCAAAGGCTTTTATTAATAGTCTTTATTATGTTTCTTTATCACGAGTTTGTAATATTAacgatatatttataattattaataacaaatttgattTACGAAcactatttaaaagtattactgTTGATTCTGATGTTttggaattttataaaaaatacatgtaaaattttttttttagattattaaaaaaaaatgaaatttgaatATCAAACTGAGGAAACTCGTTTTAGTAACAACAGTATATAcactgaacattttttttacattaaagatggttataaagataaagatatTGTAATAGAATCACAACTTTATTCTGAAACTCAAAGTCCTGATGAAATTGTTTATCATgttgaacaaaaaacaatggAAGGATTTGAAACACAAATGAAAAACAGTATTCTTTTTGCAGACTTGTTTCAAAATTTCTTATTGGGTTATAATATTGTTACTTTGTGTTGCAAATCTATTGAAAATGGTTATTGTAAAATGATGAAACGATGTTACAATTCAcctgtttattttaataaacctttagAAGGACCGACAAATTTACGTTTTATTCAAGATGCCAATGTGGAgctgtttttaatgttttagaaaaCGATAGCGGATGGAAGATAATACgaatatgtaaaattaaaattaaaactttatccAATTTAACAGAAAGATCCATGATGAAATTACGAGATTTTGAATTGTctggttttaaaagaaaaatgcttATGTCAGAtgaacaaattgaaaaaaagaaaaaattcaacaaaacctattatgaaaaaattaaaaaaaaacttaatcaacGAAGGAAAAGCAATCGAAAGAAATgcgataaaaaatattacaaaaaaaatcaacaaaagagGAAAGAAATAGACGAATGGTTTGGTGAATGGTATAGACCTCATTCTATAACACAATGGGAAAAATCACTAAAAAGTTTATCTTATACTATTCTGtcttatcaacaaaaaaagaaaatgtttttagattatagtattttgtttaaaccagGATTATGCTTTTATTCTGCGTTTTTCGTCTCTTTGTTAATTCGTCAATGGAATGTGAGCACCATTGAAGAATGGAATATAAAAGTGTTGGAAAAAAATGCTACTGATTTATATtctgaagaaaatattttacaacttcTTTTTGAAATCAAGAAGAGCAAAATATTCTAGTATGGAAAGACgttttacaacaattaaaagaaaaatctaaaaatatgtCATTTCAAACTTTGATTGATTTGTGTCATTGTTTTGcttatgaaaatacttttgatcgtattaacattaaaatttttgccgTTAATAAAAGTAACACCAAAATTCGATTGTTgcattctaaattaaaattacaatataaaagtTCTCTTGCAGAATTATTAAAAGTAGTTTGCGAAAGCGCAAACATTACCAAAGACGATCAAGATTCTCAAAGAGTTTTTATTAATGATGAAGAAAGAAATAAAGCCAATCAACGGAAAAAAACAATCAACAcgataaaaatttgtatttttcaaaaaaacaattcttttcACGCTATAAGCATGTTGAATGAAAAATTTTCtactaagtatttttgttcCAACAACTCACGTGTTTTGTTTCAATGTTCAGATTGTGGACAAAAATTTACTACAGAGAAACACAAATGCGAAGGTTATTATTAACCGGTCAAATTTATATACGGTGATTGCATTACTCACTATCGACCACAAAATTCGTTCATGTGTACAAGTAGAAActtgtttccttttttaatgacatttgaTTGTGAAACGAGTATTACAAAGGCTGAAGAAAATGCTACTTCCAAAGTCAAACCTTTATCTGAGTTGAATTATTATTGTCATTCCATTGTGATTCAATGCATTCATGAAAAATTAGCAAGAGAATGTTTTGGTTTGGATGAACAAGGTCAAGTCATTACTCAAtggattttttattatgaaaatacgGTTGAAAGTTTAGAAAGAAATCCTTCAACCTGTCTACCAGACTATTTTCAACCAGGAGTTTCTTTACTTCACAAGACACACAGACGTATCTTGTGGGAAAAgttaaattgtgaaaataatgaaaaattaaaaatggaattgagAGTTTACGATATAATTGCTTTAGCAGATACTTTGGTTCGATTTACTTATGAAATATGTTTAccgcgttttgaaaatttaaatatatcaagtgAAGAAAGAGATTTAATATGGCAAGAAGAAAATCCTTTATGTTCTATTTGTAGAACTCCCGTAGATAAAATACGTCAATctgatgtttataaaaataaattttctcacATGACTCCTCAAGAAATTGAAAGATTAAATCATAATGCATTTCGGATTTATAACGACAAACGAATTCAAGTTGTGAACATGGTGTTTCAAAGAGTAGGACGTTTAGAATTGTTCATGTTACCTTGTCAcgttcaaaattatttaatcgaCAACGatgctgaaaaaataaaacaagatttatttCGAGTCTCCACTTTGTATTACATTTGTTGTAGATGGTGGGAAAAATTTCAATACCTACCTGCCACTAACAGTTTATTGAGTGA containing:
- the LOC136090885 gene encoding ATP-dependent DNA helicase PIF1-like, with translation MLSLQQQKALQWLDEGKNFFITGGAGCEKSYIVNQIAQTCEIRQCYDELFGGVQVIACGDFFQLPPVTRQFVFKSQIWQHYMTEVLVLTQCSRQKDDEQFFGALNEIRFGQVSDQTIDYFMTRCFEKDENLNSKYTRLFFRNIKVDVYNNQKMETIKQEGYWFYAKDVIKNRNIPCTFQIPASVYLKIGAIVMLVRNINVEEGLCNGTIGTVILIENNAVWVMMNKKEVKIECVKEEILDCSHAVVGSRFGLPLKLAFSFTVHKAQGSTMNKAVVQFNSKAFINSLYYVSLSRVCNINDIFIIINNKFDLRTLFKSITVDSDVLEFYKKYM